Proteins encoded in a region of the Candidatus Nanosynbacter sp. HMT-352 genome:
- a CDS encoding DHH family phosphoesterase, with protein MLDTAKQFIQSANNIVIIQAENPDGDSLGSSLALEEVLSDLGKTVTLYCPVDIPKYLHYIRGWDRVQNDFPFQADAAIIVDTSADVLLSKVLETPGARHFLKTHPTLVIDHHTAESTLSFDHIMLSETVVATGELLYKLFKHSDWKINPQAAEDLLIAIMSDSLGLTTQNTTAQTFHTAGELTELGASNAEIEERRREFMKKSPEILAYKGKLIERIEYLLDGQLALVHVPFEEIQIYSDAYNPGALIGDELRLVEGVALSCVIKTYPDGKLTARLRGNLPIADTVAGYFGGGGHPYAAGFRVYESYDEIVRELVTATDKALPEAE; from the coding sequence ATGCTAGATACAGCTAAACAATTCATTCAATCCGCAAACAATATAGTTATTATTCAAGCCGAAAATCCCGACGGCGACAGCCTGGGCTCAAGCTTGGCGCTGGAAGAAGTCCTAAGCGACCTAGGGAAGACTGTTACTTTATATTGTCCAGTAGATATACCGAAATATCTTCATTATATTCGCGGTTGGGATCGAGTACAGAACGACTTTCCGTTTCAAGCCGACGCCGCGATAATTGTCGATACAAGCGCGGATGTGCTTCTCAGCAAGGTATTAGAAACTCCTGGAGCGCGACATTTCTTGAAAACGCACCCGACTCTGGTTATCGATCATCACACAGCCGAATCGACACTTAGCTTTGATCATATTATGTTATCAGAAACCGTCGTGGCGACCGGGGAATTGCTGTATAAACTGTTCAAGCATTCCGACTGGAAGATAAATCCTCAGGCGGCTGAAGATTTATTGATAGCTATTATGAGCGATAGCCTGGGGCTTACTACACAAAACACTACGGCTCAGACTTTTCATACGGCGGGAGAACTCACAGAGCTGGGCGCTTCCAACGCGGAAATTGAAGAACGACGACGCGAATTTATGAAGAAATCGCCAGAAATTTTGGCGTACAAGGGAAAATTAATCGAGCGAATCGAATATTTATTAGACGGACAATTGGCACTGGTGCATGTGCCATTTGAGGAAATCCAAATCTACAGCGACGCCTATAACCCTGGAGCGTTGATTGGCGACGAACTGCGGCTGGTTGAAGGCGTGGCGCTTAGTTGCGTTATTAAAACTTACCCTGACGGCAAATTAACTGCGCGCTTAAGAGGTAATTTGCCAATCGCCGACACCGTAGCTGGATATTTTGGCGGTGGCGGTCATCCGTATGCGGCAGGATTCCGCGTATATGAAAGCTATGATGAAATCGTCCGAGAATTAGTTACAGCGACGGATAAGGCTCTACCAGAAGCAGAATAG
- a CDS encoding PKD domain-containing protein, translating to MNKFKKIGIAISLGFAMLGGIWLASPSQAAGCNSFNVVYCGTHSMSELQTAYSRTEIKELYKQWYITDTMVQGGSNMREGVVDANGNITVDGRVVATNAITVQSKAGTRQPQPQRSYKTSNGYSYYQYTTGQSFVDGPKSYKMYAWFDNSGSFITGVIKDCGNPVWGNPTTPPAKPVLTCDALQVTEISRNTFKFSVKATAKGGASITSYTYNFGDNNIKTTNSSEIQYTYAKEGNYKVTVTVNGKETGEVKRQSEGCTKTIVVKPEPKMIVCVIEEGGKKYTKEIKKEEFNEKIHKTNLDECKETPTPTPNTPSTPTPSPELPKTGASDVIMSALGLGGLTTATIAYIASRRQM from the coding sequence ATGAACAAATTTAAGAAAATCGGTATCGCTATCTCTCTGGGATTTGCTATGCTCGGTGGAATCTGGTTGGCATCACCTTCACAGGCTGCCGGCTGTAACAGTTTTAACGTTGTATACTGTGGTACACATTCTATGTCAGAATTGCAAACAGCATACAGTCGTACAGAAATTAAAGAACTATATAAACAGTGGTATATTACTGATACTATGGTTCAAGGTGGCTCAAATATGCGTGAAGGTGTAGTTGATGCCAATGGTAATATTACAGTTGACGGTCGTGTTGTAGCTACAAATGCTATAACAGTACAGTCTAAAGCTGGTACTCGTCAGCCTCAGCCACAACGTAGCTACAAGACATCAAACGGATATTCATACTATCAGTACACAACAGGTCAGAGCTTTGTTGACGGACCTAAGAGCTACAAGATGTATGCATGGTTTGATAATAGTGGTTCATTCATCACTGGTGTGATTAAAGACTGTGGTAACCCAGTTTGGGGTAATCCAACAACACCTCCAGCAAAGCCTGTTCTAACATGTGACGCTTTGCAGGTAACTGAAATTTCTCGTAACACCTTTAAGTTCAGCGTTAAGGCAACTGCCAAGGGTGGCGCATCTATCACCAGCTACACATACAACTTCGGTGATAACAACATCAAGACAACTAACTCATCAGAAATTCAATACACTTACGCAAAAGAAGGCAACTACAAAGTTACTGTAACTGTCAACGGTAAAGAAACTGGTGAAGTTAAGCGACAGAGTGAAGGCTGTACAAAGACTATAGTTGTCAAACCAGAGCCAAAAATGATCGTTTGTGTAATTGAAGAAGGTGGCAAGAAGTACACTAAGGAGATTAAGAAGGAAGAGTTTAACGAAAAGATTCACAAGACTAACTTGGACGAATGTAAGGAAACTCCTACTCCTACACCAAACACCCCTTCAACACCAACACCTAGCCCAGAATTGCCAAAGACTGGTGCAAGTGACGTGATCATGTCAGCACTAGGCCTAGGTGGACTAACTACAGCTACTATCGCTTACATCGCTAGCCGCCGCCAAATGTAA
- a CDS encoding YbaB/EbfC family nucleoid-associated protein gives MAFDQVKMLQQLRKAQKQLGKEIIEVEAGDGAVIVQITGELKIKSVKIDPEMVDLENIEELEHWIEIAVRDGMTKAQEVAAETMKPLMGGLGNLPF, from the coding sequence ATGGCGTTTGATCAGGTAAAAATGCTGCAACAATTACGCAAAGCACAGAAACAATTAGGTAAAGAAATCATCGAAGTTGAGGCTGGCGATGGCGCTGTGATCGTACAAATCACTGGCGAGTTAAAGATCAAGTCTGTAAAGATTGACCCAGAAATGGTTGATTTGGAGAATATCGAAGAGTTAGAACACTGGATCGAAATCGCAGTTCGCGATGGCATGACAAAGGCTCAGGAAGTTGCTGCTGAAACTATGAAGCCATTGATGGGCGGCCTAGGCAACTTGCCATTCTAA
- a CDS encoding sensor histidine kinase encodes MKIFTSATIKLAGWYLMILMIVSLLFSSIIFQVARSEVDAQIHKIIVQRKGDFPAINLSERIDNSTRNLLISLGYINLIVLLAGGWCSYLLAKITLRPIETAHKAQSRFVANASHQLRTPLAIMKAETEFALKNRKANKTELTETLESNLEEINKLTELTAMLLELSRTENKLALEDKSFNLTELISELVRERKAEARVQMNCPEHINIPLHHTATRELCAILLDNSLKHSPKNSVVKIHIIPSKQNITVNFINDGTISQQTLPHVFERFFRGSQSTKGYGLGLPLAEQLTKALGGQISVSTSKNSTIFTISLPIL; translated from the coding sequence ATGAAAATTTTTACTTCAGCAACAATTAAGTTGGCGGGCTGGTATTTGATGATTTTGATGATCGTCAGTTTGCTGTTTAGCAGTATTATTTTTCAGGTGGCGCGCTCGGAAGTTGATGCGCAAATTCATAAAATTATCGTTCAAAGGAAGGGCGATTTTCCTGCAATTAATTTGTCAGAGAGAATAGATAATTCAACTCGGAATCTTTTGATTAGTTTGGGCTATATAAATCTTATCGTTCTGCTCGCTGGCGGTTGGTGCTCATATTTATTAGCGAAAATCACTTTGCGGCCGATAGAAACCGCCCACAAAGCTCAATCGCGATTTGTTGCCAATGCCAGCCATCAGCTCCGAACACCTTTGGCAATTATGAAAGCAGAAACTGAATTTGCGCTAAAAAATCGGAAGGCGAATAAGACGGAACTTACAGAAACTTTGGAAAGTAATTTGGAGGAAATAAATAAGTTGACCGAACTTACGGCGATGCTTCTGGAGTTATCACGGACGGAAAATAAGTTGGCACTGGAAGATAAAAGTTTCAATTTGACGGAATTGATATCCGAACTCGTTCGCGAACGGAAAGCCGAAGCGCGAGTTCAAATGAATTGCCCAGAACACATAAATATTCCGCTTCATCACACCGCCACGCGAGAATTGTGCGCGATTTTGCTCGACAATTCGTTGAAACATAGCCCGAAAAATTCTGTGGTAAAAATTCACATTATCCCATCGAAACAAAACATTACCGTCAACTTCATCAACGACGGCACAATTTCACAACAAACTCTGCCACACGTCTTTGAACGATTTTTCCGCGGTAGCCAAAGCACAAAAGGCTACGGATTAGGATTGCCATTAGCGGAACAATTGACAAAAGCGCTCGGCGGACAAATCTCTGTTAGCACCTCAAAAAACTCAACCATTTTCACAATTTCCTTGCCGATTCTGTAA
- the recR gene encoding recombination mediator RecR → MSIDILPKALTALIDDFGNLPGVGPRTAERYAYAVLRRNPKSAKQLAHSLDRLHDRVKTCPKTFALIDSDDDVSPLYADSNRNKKLVCVVEEPLDIVAIERTGQFTGTYHVLGGVISPIDNIGPEQLHIPELIERIKTDDVQEIIIATNASVEGESTALFLQRYIQEAGLSITITRLARGIPVGVDLEYADQITLTHALEGRKQL, encoded by the coding sequence ATGTCAATCGATATTTTACCAAAGGCGTTGACGGCTTTAATTGATGATTTTGGTAATTTGCCTGGAGTTGGACCGCGTACGGCTGAAAGATATGCTTACGCGGTTTTACGCCGTAATCCCAAATCCGCAAAGCAATTAGCGCATTCATTAGACCGATTGCACGACCGCGTAAAAACCTGCCCGAAGACATTTGCGTTAATCGACTCAGATGACGATGTGTCGCCTTTATACGCAGATTCGAATAGGAATAAAAAACTCGTTTGTGTGGTCGAGGAGCCGCTAGATATTGTCGCCATAGAAAGGACAGGGCAGTTTACGGGGACATATCACGTCCTAGGTGGAGTTATCTCACCAATTGACAATATCGGGCCAGAACAATTGCATATCCCAGAATTAATTGAGCGTATAAAAACAGACGACGTTCAGGAGATTATTATTGCTACGAACGCTTCAGTTGAGGGTGAGTCTACTGCACTATTCTTACAGCGCTACATCCAAGAAGCTGGATTAAGTATAACTATCACACGCTTGGCTAGAGGTATTCCAGTCGGCGTTGACCTTGAGTATGCAGATCAAATTACACTGACGCACGCACTAGAAGGTCGAAAACAATTATAG
- a CDS encoding glycosyltransferase family 39 protein yields MKKQKVTDIFFYRWRYVFGYTLLALLYIGAIIISALHVPGGLSQAEINMVNTTNHLNFSIEGVAVTNLPFHLLQLLFFKLFGVSLLTIKTPAVILSIASSVAIFFLLKRWFKPSTTILSLLIMATTGQFLFIGQSATVGILYIFYTALTLLFATLILQKAHNASIWRISLAITTALSLFTPYFWYINLGLLIIAFLHPHPRYFLISRKHRKSWIVPSAILFAIGCAISFLCYKSHALFYNLIGINGLSFDIIANLRTLYYTYIRIFPAVVGNQITPIMDINAMVLIGLGLFRSFQKISSARSFMIWSWLILALALLIFQPSLTPIIIIPLFILLAVGLESLMNMWYGLFPRNPYARGTGLVLISMLIIVMVVGGSFRYIDGYRYFPEAVSRFNKDLSLLRKNTAPTDSFSLLVSREESPIYEALKKHSYHQISIIHTAPANVGQTLYVSHAAKSQVPKSYQGHVSSILVNDHKDGDRFYIYTSDRK; encoded by the coding sequence ATGAAAAAGCAAAAAGTTACCGATATATTCTTTTACCGATGGCGCTACGTTTTCGGCTATACGCTGCTGGCGCTGCTATACATAGGGGCTATTATAATTTCCGCATTGCACGTGCCAGGAGGTTTGTCGCAAGCAGAAATCAACATGGTCAATACAACAAATCACTTGAACTTCAGCATCGAAGGAGTGGCCGTCACAAACTTACCATTTCACCTTCTTCAATTGTTATTCTTCAAGCTGTTCGGCGTCAGTTTATTAACAATTAAAACGCCCGCCGTAATCCTTTCAATCGCCAGCTCCGTTGCTATTTTCTTCCTCTTAAAGCGCTGGTTTAAGCCGTCCACAACGATTCTATCGTTATTAATCATGGCAACGACTGGTCAATTTTTATTCATCGGTCAAAGCGCAACTGTTGGCATTTTATACATCTTTTACACCGCGCTAACTTTACTTTTTGCCACATTAATTCTCCAGAAAGCCCATAACGCCTCTATTTGGCGAATCAGCTTAGCCATCACCACGGCACTCAGTCTCTTCACTCCGTATTTTTGGTATATCAATCTGGGGCTTCTGATCATCGCCTTTCTACATCCGCATCCACGCTATTTCCTCATCTCCCGAAAACACCGTAAGTCTTGGATTGTGCCGTCCGCCATTTTATTCGCGATTGGTTGTGCGATTAGTTTTCTTTGCTATAAATCTCACGCGCTATTTTACAACCTCATCGGTATCAACGGCCTAAGTTTTGACATCATCGCAAACCTCAGGACTTTATATTACACATACATCCGCATTTTTCCAGCAGTCGTAGGGAACCAAATCACACCAATTATGGACATCAACGCAATGGTGTTAATCGGACTAGGACTATTCCGCAGTTTCCAAAAAATCTCCAGCGCCCGCTCGTTTATGATTTGGTCGTGGCTAATCTTAGCATTAGCGCTACTCATCTTCCAGCCAAGCCTCACTCCGATAATTATTATCCCGTTATTTATACTCTTGGCGGTCGGATTGGAATCTCTAATGAACATGTGGTACGGGCTTTTCCCGCGCAATCCATACGCTCGCGGCACAGGACTGGTTCTTATATCAATGCTAATCATCGTTATGGTGGTGGGTGGCAGCTTCCGCTATATTGACGGTTATCGTTATTTCCCAGAAGCAGTTTCACGCTTTAACAAAGATTTATCTCTACTCCGTAAAAATACCGCGCCGACAGATTCATTCTCGCTATTAGTCAGCAGAGAAGAGTCACCAATTTACGAAGCACTTAAAAAGCACAGCTATCACCAAATATCAATTATTCACACAGCGCCAGCAAACGTCGGGCAGACTTTATATGTGAGCCATGCCGCAAAATCACAAGTTCCTAAGAGCTATCAAGGCCACGTATCGTCCATTTTGGTGAACGATCATAAAGACGGTGACCGCTTCTATATCTACACATCCGACCGCAAATAG
- a CDS encoding response regulator transcription factor gives MRLLVIEDERKIARIITESLKREKYAVDAAYNGEEGFNLADSQPYDLLIVDRMLPGLEGVEIVKKLRENGKNMPILFLTALSTTEDKTLGLDAGADDYLTKPFAIDELLARVRALLRRPPISQPDVLQIDDLKIDKQQHTVARAGKIIDLTSKEYALLEYLMQHPNQTLSKETLIDHVWDFDADILPNNVEAYIKNLRQKIDKPFKKQLIKTVRGFGYRIES, from the coding sequence ATGCGACTGTTGGTTATTGAGGACGAACGAAAAATTGCAAGGATCATAACCGAATCTTTGAAGCGCGAGAAATACGCGGTTGATGCGGCGTACAACGGAGAAGAGGGTTTTAATTTGGCGGATAGTCAACCATATGATTTGTTGATTGTCGATCGAATGTTGCCGGGATTAGAAGGCGTGGAGATTGTTAAAAAATTGCGCGAGAATGGGAAAAATATGCCAATTCTGTTTCTAACGGCGCTGAGCACGACCGAAGATAAAACGCTCGGGCTAGACGCGGGAGCTGATGATTATTTGACTAAGCCTTTTGCAATTGATGAATTGTTGGCGCGAGTGCGAGCTTTACTTCGTCGCCCACCGATTAGCCAACCAGACGTTCTGCAAATTGACGATTTGAAAATTGACAAACAACAACATACAGTAGCTCGCGCAGGAAAAATTATCGACCTCACAAGCAAAGAATATGCGCTGCTGGAATATTTGATGCAACATCCAAATCAGACTCTCAGTAAAGAAACGCTGATTGATCATGTTTGGGATTTTGACGCTGATATTTTGCCGAATAATGTAGAGGCATACATAAAAAATCTGCGCCAAAAAATCGACAAACCGTTCAAAAAACAATTAATAAAAACCGTGCGCGGCTTCGGTTATAGGATTGAATCATGA
- a CDS encoding AI-2E family transporter gives MKVRIEIDTKTFVRFWLVVMGFGLAGLAIYSAKDALVLLGISLFLALALNRPVAAIAKKLPGKSRLGGTALAYTTLVLLLGCVVWFVIPPIVQQSAKFVESIPSIIDQASSQWRGVNDFIDKNNLRPQVDSMMENIKQQSSSWATSVGTNLLSSVGSLASFLGSLFLVLVLSFLMLLEGPTWVKRLWGLYNDEEKMERHKKLVGRMYNVITGYVSGQLTVSGIDAILSGFVVFVLSLTFPVINSNLAMLTVMATFVLTLIPMFGATIAGALISLLLFFNNMTAGIIYAIYFVVYQQIENNFVSPSIQSKKVELSALTVLVAVTIGLYVGGLLGGLVAIPAAGVVKVLLDNYLEQAKSKRVESEKPLNKLVKKLKNEE, from the coding sequence ATGAAAGTACGTATAGAGATAGACACGAAAACATTTGTGCGATTTTGGCTGGTCGTGATGGGCTTTGGTCTGGCTGGTTTGGCAATTTATTCCGCAAAGGACGCGCTGGTTTTACTGGGAATTTCCCTGTTCTTGGCGTTGGCGTTGAATCGTCCGGTTGCGGCAATTGCTAAGAAGCTTCCTGGAAAAAGCCGATTGGGCGGCACGGCGCTGGCGTATACGACGCTGGTTCTGCTTTTGGGTTGTGTGGTCTGGTTTGTTATTCCGCCAATTGTCCAACAATCTGCCAAATTTGTCGAAAGCATTCCGAGTATAATTGACCAAGCAAGTTCACAGTGGCGTGGCGTCAATGATTTTATTGATAAGAACAATTTGCGCCCACAGGTCGATTCGATGATGGAAAACATCAAGCAGCAATCTTCGTCTTGGGCTACGAGCGTCGGCACGAATCTATTGTCCAGCGTTGGCTCTTTGGCGTCATTCTTAGGCTCGCTATTCTTGGTGTTGGTGCTGTCATTCCTGATGCTCCTCGAGGGTCCAACTTGGGTGAAGCGTTTGTGGGGATTATATAACGACGAAGAAAAAATGGAGCGTCATAAGAAGCTGGTTGGCCGAATGTATAACGTGATTACGGGATATGTTTCTGGACAATTGACGGTTTCTGGAATTGATGCGATATTGTCAGGTTTCGTGGTGTTTGTGCTGAGTTTGACATTCCCTGTCATAAATTCCAATTTAGCAATGCTCACCGTTATGGCGACATTTGTGTTGACGCTAATTCCGATGTTTGGCGCAACTATTGCTGGCGCGTTGATATCTCTGCTACTGTTCTTTAATAACATGACAGCTGGTATTATTTACGCAATTTATTTCGTTGTTTATCAGCAAATTGAAAATAACTTTGTTTCTCCTTCTATTCAATCAAAGAAGGTTGAATTGTCCGCCCTAACGGTTTTGGTGGCGGTGACAATTGGCTTGTATGTCGGCGGTCTACTGGGCGGTTTGGTTGCCATTCCAGCCGCTGGCGTCGTGAAGGTTTTACTGGACAATTACTTAGAGCAAGCCAAGTCTAAGCGCGTTGAAAGCGAAAAACCGCTTAATAAATTAGTTAAGAAATTGAAAAACGAAGAGTAA
- a CDS encoding ABC transporter permease: MSKMHNLGTVFKFETLRTLKKPTFWLTALGFPLLIGVLYGIMFWSQSTTIEASKNLEKQEFSLEVTDDSKLVKPELLAAIKAKTAKSKESGIDDVKNNKVDAYIYFPRDLSKQKVEVYGKDVGLFQNGKYGAVAQSLLSQSVASGVSPAQVAILRDKVQLSSTTYLDGKEHGGINEMIVPGMFLAVLFILISIFGNQMLISTTEEKENRTVEMLLTTVKTDTLITGKILSLMVLALIQILVIVLPVLAGYLAFGSKLQLPNLDLSALVFDPVRIGLAIIIFSASFTLFTGMLVTLGAMMPTAKEASQWFGIVIMLFIGPFYGITAFVSFPDYFFVKFLSLFPFTAPIPLLLRNAIGNLPIWEALLGTAILVATAVFVMWLSVRVFRYGAMSYDSKLSLSALRTRRKAGKV; encoded by the coding sequence ATGAGTAAAATGCATAATTTGGGGACGGTTTTCAAATTTGAAACGCTTAGAACACTGAAGAAACCGACGTTTTGGTTGACGGCCTTGGGATTCCCTTTGTTGATTGGCGTGCTGTATGGCATTATGTTTTGGTCGCAAAGCACGACTATTGAAGCGTCAAAAAATCTGGAAAAGCAAGAATTTTCACTGGAAGTCACGGACGATTCGAAATTGGTAAAGCCAGAATTACTGGCAGCAATTAAAGCTAAAACCGCCAAATCGAAAGAATCTGGAATTGACGACGTAAAAAATAATAAGGTTGATGCGTATATTTATTTTCCAAGGGATTTGAGTAAGCAAAAGGTCGAAGTTTACGGTAAAGATGTTGGGTTATTCCAAAACGGAAAATATGGTGCGGTGGCGCAGAGCTTATTGAGTCAATCAGTAGCAAGCGGCGTCAGCCCAGCACAAGTTGCGATTTTACGTGACAAAGTCCAATTGTCATCAACCACATATCTGGACGGAAAAGAGCATGGCGGCATTAATGAGATGATTGTGCCTGGAATGTTTTTGGCTGTTTTGTTCATTCTCATCAGTATTTTTGGCAATCAAATGCTTATTAGCACTACCGAGGAAAAAGAAAATCGCACGGTGGAAATGCTGCTTACGACCGTTAAAACTGATACTTTAATTACGGGTAAAATTCTGTCTTTGATGGTGTTGGCTTTGATTCAGATTTTGGTAATTGTTTTGCCAGTTTTGGCGGGATATTTGGCATTTGGCTCGAAGCTGCAATTGCCTAATCTAGACTTGAGTGCACTCGTATTTGATCCTGTGAGAATTGGTCTGGCGATCATAATTTTCTCCGCAAGCTTCACTTTATTTACGGGAATGTTGGTGACTTTGGGTGCGATGATGCCGACCGCCAAAGAAGCCAGCCAGTGGTTCGGAATTGTGATTATGTTATTCATTGGTCCATTTTACGGAATCACGGCGTTTGTTTCCTTCCCTGATTATTTCTTCGTTAAGTTCTTGTCGCTATTTCCATTCACTGCGCCGATTCCATTGTTATTACGAAACGCAATAGGCAATTTGCCAATTTGGGAAGCTCTGCTCGGTACGGCAATTTTGGTCGCTACGGCAGTGTTTGTTATGTGGTTATCCGTGCGCGTTTTCCGTTACGGCGCGATGTCTTATGATAGTAAATTATCTCTGTCGGCGTTGCGAACACGCCGAAAAGCTGGTAAAGTTTAA
- the cysS gene encoding cysteine--tRNA ligase — protein sequence MIKLYNTLTRRKDELKPLDEETVKFYTCGLTVYSQPHIGNWVGYIYWDVLVRLLRWQDIPVVRTQNITDVGHLTSDDDNGEDKMEKGARREGKTAWDVAERYISIANHEAYDVLKLIKPDYLVRATDYIQQQIDFAKGLDEKGFLYKIDGDGMYFDTSLLKDYGKLARLDVAGLEAGARVSVEGKRNITDFAVWKFSPKNAKRDMEWDSPWGVGFPGWHLECSTIARETLGDSIDIHAGGIDHIPVHHTNEIAQSESLTGKQFSQIWLHNNHIKVDGRKMSKSLGNIITLEDIISRGFSPMAFKLAILSKHYQTEGNFTWEILEAAQARLNHWRDYAVLRHQTHDTLEDDDDKDEQDDSVSLLAGRQALVEKLNDDLDTPGALALIDEVFSKLDHTSLDKIHRQSLVQFIDEIDEILGLDLAESTPDITDDLKRLIIQRHQARAEKNWEESDRIRDELLQAGVAVRDTPSGSIWTWK from the coding sequence ATGATAAAACTCTATAACACGCTCACTAGACGAAAAGATGAACTGAAACCACTTGACGAAGAAACGGTCAAGTTTTACACCTGCGGTCTAACAGTTTATTCGCAACCGCATATCGGCAACTGGGTTGGCTATATTTACTGGGACGTGTTGGTGCGATTGTTACGCTGGCAAGATATTCCCGTTGTTCGAACGCAAAACATCACTGACGTTGGACATTTGACAAGTGATGACGATAACGGCGAGGACAAAATGGAAAAAGGTGCGCGCCGTGAGGGGAAGACTGCTTGGGACGTAGCGGAAAGATATATTTCCATAGCCAATCACGAGGCTTACGACGTGCTGAAATTGATAAAACCAGATTACTTGGTGCGGGCGACGGATTATATTCAGCAGCAGATTGACTTCGCAAAAGGACTGGACGAAAAAGGATTTTTATATAAAATCGACGGCGACGGCATGTATTTTGATACGTCGCTTTTGAAGGATTACGGAAAATTAGCACGGCTGGACGTGGCGGGCCTGGAAGCTGGCGCCAGAGTGAGCGTTGAAGGAAAGCGCAATATTACCGACTTCGCCGTATGGAAATTTTCGCCCAAAAATGCCAAGCGCGATATGGAGTGGGACAGTCCGTGGGGAGTCGGTTTTCCTGGCTGGCATCTGGAATGTTCGACAATTGCCCGTGAAACACTTGGGGATTCTATTGATATTCACGCGGGCGGAATTGATCATATTCCAGTTCATCACACGAATGAAATTGCTCAGAGTGAAAGTCTGACTGGAAAGCAATTTTCTCAGATTTGGCTACATAATAATCACATAAAAGTCGACGGCCGGAAGATGAGCAAATCACTGGGTAATATTATTACACTGGAAGATATTATTTCGCGAGGGTTTAGTCCGATGGCGTTTAAGCTGGCGATTCTCAGCAAGCATTATCAAACGGAGGGAAATTTTACCTGGGAAATCCTGGAAGCAGCGCAGGCGCGATTGAATCATTGGCGGGATTACGCGGTTCTGAGACATCAGACTCACGACACGCTGGAAGATGACGATGATAAGGACGAGCAGGACGATTCGGTTTCGTTATTAGCGGGACGTCAGGCGTTGGTCGAGAAATTGAACGACGATTTGGATACTCCAGGCGCACTAGCATTGATTGATGAAGTATTTTCAAAGTTGGATCATACGTCGCTTGATAAAATTCATCGACAGAGTTTAGTGCAGTTTATTGATGAGATCGACGAGATTTTAGGGCTAGATTTGGCTGAGTCTACGCCTGATATTACTGACGATTTGAAGAGATTGATCATCCAGAGGCATCAAGCACGCGCAGAGAAAAATTGGGAAGAATCCGACAGAATTCGAGATGAACTTCTTCAGGCTGGCGTTGCCGTTCGTGATACGCCAAGCGGCAGCATTTGGACATGGAAATAG
- a CDS encoding ABC transporter ATP-binding protein, giving the protein MPDNKKMVEIRHFKMSFGDKTVIKDLSFDVFRGEVFGFLGSNGSGKTTTLRALLGLYQPTAGDLLINGKPYSVESQIRLGYLPEERGLYKKEKVLDVMLYFGQLKGLSRKEAKDFSLKFLERVNLSDKANTQLDKLSGGQQQKIQLGVTIMGDPELLIMDEPAKGFDPVNRRLLMNIIEEQRKAGATIIYVTHQMEEVERLCDRLILLKDGQAAAYGTLEEVKKQFGGASMDDIFVQVYGGEAKELSDE; this is encoded by the coding sequence ATGCCAGATAATAAAAAAATGGTTGAGATTCGTCATTTTAAGATGAGTTTTGGTGATAAAACTGTCATTAAAGATCTGAGTTTCGATGTTTTTCGCGGTGAAGTTTTTGGTTTTTTGGGAAGTAATGGCTCGGGAAAAACTACGACGTTGCGCGCACTGCTTGGACTATACCAGCCGACTGCGGGCGATTTATTGATAAACGGCAAGCCATATTCGGTGGAAAGTCAGATTCGCCTTGGATATCTTCCTGAGGAACGCGGTTTGTATAAAAAAGAAAAAGTCTTAGACGTGATGCTTTACTTTGGTCAATTGAAAGGCTTGAGTCGCAAAGAAGCTAAGGATTTCTCTCTGAAGTTTTTGGAGCGTGTCAATTTGAGCGACAAGGCTAATACGCAACTTGATAAATTATCTGGCGGACAGCAGCAGAAAATCCAGCTCGGCGTAACAATTATGGGTGATCCCGAACTGTTGATTATGGACGAGCCGGCCAAAGGATTTGATCCGGTGAATCGCCGTTTGTTAATGAATATAATTGAGGAGCAGCGAAAAGCTGGCGCGACAATTATTTACGTTACACACCAGATGGAGGAAGTTGAAAGATTGTGCGATCGCTTGATTTTATTGAAGGATGGTCAAGCAGCAGCATATGGAACATTGGAAGAAGTGAAAAAACAATTTGGCGGCGCGTCAATGGATGATATTTTCGTCCAAGTTTACGGCGGCGAAGCGAAGGAGTTGAGTGATGAGTAA